From one Bacteroides intestinalis DSM 17393 genomic stretch:
- the rsxC gene encoding electron transport complex subunit RsxC: MLKTFSIGGVHPHENKLSAHQPIIKAEVPAKAVILLGQHIGAPAKPLVAKGDVVKVGTKIAEPGGFVSAAIHSSVSGKVAKIDSIIDASGYPKPAIFIDVEGDEWEESIDRTETLVKECNLTSEEIVKKIADAGIVGLGGACFPTQVKLCPPPAFKAECVIINAVECEPYLTADHQLMLEHAEEIMVGVSILMKAVKVNKAFIGIENNKPDAIQLMTKVASSYAGIEVVALKVQYPQGGEKQLIDAITSRQVASGALPISTGAVVQNVGTAFAVYQAVQKNKPLFERVITVTGKSVAKPSNFLARIGTPMKQLIDACGGLPEDTGKIIGGGPMMGKALINTDVPTAKGSSGILIMNNKEAKRGEIQPCIRCAKCVGACPMGLEPYLLSALAEHTEFERMEKERIMDCIECGSCQFTCPANRPLLDYCRLGKGKVGAIIRARQAKK, from the coding sequence ATGTTGAAGACATTTTCAATCGGTGGTGTTCATCCACACGAAAATAAACTTTCAGCACATCAGCCCATCATCAAGGCGGAAGTTCCTGCCAAAGCTGTGATTCTGCTGGGACAGCACATCGGTGCACCTGCAAAACCGCTTGTGGCTAAAGGAGATGTGGTGAAAGTCGGCACAAAGATTGCTGAACCCGGTGGTTTTGTATCTGCAGCCATCCACTCGTCCGTCAGCGGCAAGGTTGCTAAGATCGATTCGATTATCGATGCCAGCGGTTATCCGAAGCCAGCTATTTTTATCGACGTAGAAGGTGACGAATGGGAAGAAAGCATTGACCGCACAGAAACTTTGGTGAAGGAATGTAATCTTACCTCTGAAGAAATTGTGAAAAAGATTGCCGATGCCGGTATTGTAGGTTTGGGTGGTGCTTGTTTCCCTACTCAAGTGAAACTTTGTCCGCCGCCTGCATTCAAGGCAGAATGTGTGATCATTAATGCCGTAGAATGTGAACCCTACCTGACAGCTGATCACCAGTTAATGCTGGAACATGCAGAAGAAATTATGGTAGGTGTATCTATCCTGATGAAGGCCGTAAAGGTTAATAAGGCATTTATCGGTATTGAAAATAATAAGCCGGATGCTATTCAGTTGATGACAAAAGTTGCTTCCAGCTATGCAGGTATCGAGGTGGTTGCTTTGAAAGTGCAATATCCGCAAGGAGGTGAAAAGCAGTTGATTGATGCCATCACCAGCCGTCAGGTAGCAAGTGGCGCATTGCCTATCTCTACAGGTGCTGTGGTACAGAATGTGGGTACTGCATTTGCCGTATATCAAGCTGTACAGAAGAATAAGCCATTGTTTGAACGTGTGATTACCGTAACAGGAAAATCGGTGGCAAAACCCTCCAACTTCCTGGCACGTATCGGTACACCGATGAAGCAGTTGATTGATGCTTGCGGTGGTTTACCCGAAGATACAGGTAAGATTATCGGTGGTGGCCCGATGATGGGAAAGGCGTTGATAAATACAGATGTGCCAACTGCTAAAGGTAGTTCTGGTATTCTGATAATGAACAATAAGGAAGCCAAGCGTGGTGAAATTCAACCTTGCATCCGTTGCGCAAAGTGCGTGGGTGCTTGTCCGATGGGATTGGAGCCTTATTTGTTGTCGGCGCTTGCTGAACATACCGAATTCGAGAGAATGGAGAAAGAAAGAATAATGGATTGTATCGAGTGCGGTTCTTGCCAGTTCACCTGTCCTGCAAACCGTCCGTTGCTGGACTATTGCCGTTTGGGTAAAGGTAAAGTAGGAGCGATCATCCGTGCGCGTCAAGCTAAAAAATAA
- the rsxE gene encoding electron transport complex subunit RsxE — MNNFKVMMNGIIKENPTFVLLLGMCPTLGTTSSAINGMGMGLATMFVLICSNIVISAIKNVIPDMVRIPSFIVVIASFVTLLQMVMQAYVPALYATLGLFIPLIVVNCIVLGRAEAFAAKNTPVASFFDGLGMGLGFTLALTLLGAVREFLGTGKIFNLTILPEEYGMLIFVLAPGAFIALGYLIALINSFKKA; from the coding sequence ATGAATAATTTTAAAGTTATGATGAACGGGATTATTAAAGAGAATCCTACGTTTGTACTCCTGCTTGGTATGTGTCCTACGCTGGGTACTACCTCTTCCGCCATTAATGGTATGGGTATGGGATTGGCAACCATGTTCGTGTTGATTTGCTCTAATATTGTAATCTCGGCTATTAAGAATGTTATCCCTGATATGGTGCGTATTCCATCTTTTATCGTAGTTATCGCATCTTTTGTAACGTTGTTGCAAATGGTGATGCAGGCTTATGTTCCTGCTCTGTATGCTACGCTGGGTCTGTTTATTCCGCTGATTGTGGTAAACTGTATCGTACTGGGACGTGCCGAAGCTTTTGCTGCAAAGAATACTCCGGTAGCTTCTTTCTTTGATGGTTTGGGAATGGGACTTGGTTTTACCTTGGCTCTTACTCTGCTGGGTGCCGTACGTGAGTTTCTAGGAACAGGCAAAATCTTCAATCTGACTATTCTTCCTGAAGAATACGGTATGTTGATATTTGTACTTGCGCCGGGTGCATTCATCGCGTTGGGTTATCTGATTGCATTGATTAACAGCTTTAAAAAAGCATAA
- the galE gene encoding UDP-glucose 4-epimerase GalE: protein MKEKILVTGGTGYIGSHTVVELQNAGYEVVIIDNLSNSSADVVDNIEKVSGIRPAFEKLDCLDFAGLDAVFTKYKGIKAIIHFAASKAVGESVQKPLLYYRNNLVSLINLLELMPKHGVEGIVFSSSCTVYGQPDELPVTEKAPIKKAESPYGNTKQINEEIVRDTVASGAPINAILLRYFNPIGAHPTALLGELPNGVPQNLIPYLTQTAIGIREKLSVFGDDYDTPDGSCIRDFINVVDLAKAHVIAIRRILEKKQKETVEVFNIGTGRGLSVLELINAFEKATGVKLNYQIVGRRAGDIEKVWADPKFANEELGWKAIETIEDTLRSAWNWQLKLRERGIQ from the coding sequence ATGAAAGAAAAAATCTTGGTTACAGGTGGAACCGGTTATATTGGTTCACATACTGTAGTAGAACTTCAAAACGCAGGTTATGAAGTAGTGATAATAGATAATTTGTCAAACTCTAGCGCCGATGTAGTTGATAACATCGAAAAAGTATCAGGTATTCGTCCTGCATTCGAAAAATTGGATTGTTTGGATTTCGCTGGTCTTGACGCTGTGTTTACTAAATATAAAGGCATTAAAGCCATCATCCACTTTGCAGCCAGTAAGGCTGTAGGCGAGTCGGTTCAGAAACCATTGCTTTATTATCGCAATAATCTGGTTTCATTGATTAACCTGCTTGAGTTGATGCCAAAGCACGGAGTGGAAGGTATTGTGTTCTCTTCTTCTTGTACAGTTTACGGTCAGCCGGACGAATTGCCGGTAACGGAGAAAGCCCCGATTAAGAAAGCTGAATCTCCTTACGGTAATACGAAGCAGATCAATGAAGAAATCGTTCGCGATACAGTGGCTTCAGGTGCTCCTATCAATGCAATTTTGCTGCGCTATTTCAATCCGATTGGTGCGCATCCGACAGCATTGCTCGGTGAGTTACCCAATGGTGTGCCTCAGAACTTGATACCTTATCTGACCCAGACCGCTATCGGTATCCGTGAGAAACTGAGCGTCTTTGGTGATGATTATGATACGCCCGACGGCTCTTGTATACGCGACTTCATTAATGTAGTTGATTTGGCAAAAGCACATGTTATTGCTATCCGCCGTATTTTGGAAAAGAAACAAAAGGAAACAGTGGAAGTGTTTAATATCGGAACGGGACGCGGTCTTTCAGTATTGGAATTGATTAACGCTTTCGAAAAGGCAACTGGTGTGAAACTGAATTATCAGATTGTCGGTCGTCGTGCGGGAGATATTGAAAAGGTATGGGCCGATCCTAAATTCGCTAATGAAGAGTTGGGTTGGAAAGCTATTGAAACCATCGAAGATACATTGCGTTCTGCATGGAACTGGCAATTGAAGCTTCGTGAGAGGGGTATTCAATAA
- a CDS encoding Fe-S cluster domain-containing protein: MNVILIAVISLGAIALVSAAILYIASKKFAVYEDPRIAQVGEVLPQANCGGCGYPGCSGFADACVKAGSLGGKFCPVGGQPVMTQIAEILGLDATAAEPMVAVVRCNGTCANRPRVNMYDGAKSCAIAASLYGGETGCSFGCLGCGDCVEACQFDAIHMNPETGLPEVDEAKCTACGACAKACPKNIIEIRPQGKKSRRVYVQCVNKDKGAVARKACTVACIGCGKCVKVCPFEAITLENNLAYIDPNKCKSCRKCEEVCPQNTIVALNFPPRKPKAEGAAPAAAKVAAAPKATETPKAAEAPKAVETPKVVETPQVETPKAEA, from the coding sequence ATGAATGTAATTCTGATTGCAGTGATTTCATTGGGAGCTATAGCGCTGGTTTCGGCTGCTATTCTGTATATCGCTTCCAAGAAATTTGCCGTGTACGAAGACCCGCGAATTGCACAGGTAGGAGAGGTGTTGCCTCAAGCAAATTGCGGTGGATGTGGTTACCCGGGTTGTAGTGGTTTTGCCGATGCTTGTGTAAAAGCAGGTTCGTTGGGCGGAAAATTCTGTCCGGTAGGCGGACAACCTGTCATGACGCAAATTGCCGAAATCCTTGGTTTGGATGCTACTGCGGCCGAACCGATGGTTGCGGTTGTGAGATGTAATGGAACCTGTGCCAATCGCCCGCGTGTAAATATGTACGATGGCGCGAAGAGTTGTGCTATTGCAGCTTCTCTTTATGGTGGTGAAACAGGTTGTAGTTTTGGATGTCTGGGCTGTGGCGACTGTGTGGAAGCCTGTCAGTTTGATGCTATCCACATGAATCCCGAAACAGGACTTCCGGAAGTGGATGAAGCCAAATGTACGGCTTGTGGTGCTTGTGCAAAGGCTTGCCCGAAGAATATTATTGAAATCCGCCCGCAGGGTAAGAAGTCACGCCGTGTCTATGTGCAATGCGTGAACAAAGACAAGGGTGCCGTAGCGCGTAAGGCTTGTACGGTTGCTTGTATCGGTTGTGGCAAGTGCGTGAAAGTTTGTCCGTTCGAGGCCATTACGCTGGAGAATAATCTGGCTTACATTGACCCGAACAAATGTAAATCATGTCGTAAGTGCGAGGAAGTTTGTCCGCAGAACACGATTGTCGCACTCAATTTCCCGCCGCGCAAGCCGAAGGCGGAAGGTGCTGCTCCGGCTGCTGCTAAAGTAGCTGCTGCGCCAAAAGCTACAGAAACTCCTAAAGCAGCAGAGGCTCCTAAGGCTGTAGAAACCCCGAAAGTAGTTGAAACCCCTCAGGTGGAAACTCCGAAGGCGGAAGCTTAA
- a CDS encoding RnfABCDGE type electron transport complex subunit G, with product MKKLESSLKNMLLVLTGVTAISVALLAYVNELTKEPIAQANAKTLSDAVSAVVPGFDNDPIAEKKVQAVNGVDYAVYPATKDGQFIGAAVEASSMAFGGELKVLVGFDAEGNIIDYSLLSHAETPGLGSKAADWFKEGNKGSIKGMNPGKAPLSVSKDGGQVDAITASTITSRAFLNAVNAAYAAYAGQNESDAATGATQKVVEPAENAATEATDSISAK from the coding sequence ATGAAAAAGTTAGAATCATCCTTGAAGAATATGTTGCTGGTACTCACGGGTGTTACCGCTATTTCTGTGGCGTTGCTGGCGTATGTAAATGAGCTGACGAAAGAACCTATTGCACAAGCCAATGCAAAGACATTGAGTGATGCGGTAAGTGCGGTTGTTCCTGGTTTTGATAACGATCCGATTGCGGAAAAAAAGGTGCAGGCTGTGAATGGTGTGGATTATGCCGTGTATCCTGCAACGAAAGACGGACAATTTATTGGTGCTGCTGTAGAAGCCAGTTCAATGGCATTTGGCGGTGAACTGAAGGTACTGGTCGGTTTTGATGCAGAAGGAAACATTATAGATTATTCTTTGTTGTCGCATGCGGAAACTCCGGGATTGGGTTCCAAAGCTGCCGATTGGTTTAAAGAAGGCAACAAAGGAAGTATTAAGGGAATGAATCCGGGTAAGGCTCCTTTGTCTGTTAGCAAAGACGGGGGACAGGTAGATGCTATTACCGCTTCTACCATTACTTCACGTGCTTTCCTGAATGCTGTGAATGCTGCTTATGCTGCTTATGCGGGTCAGAATGAGTCTGATGCTGCTACGGGCGCTACACAAAAAGTTGTTGAACCTGCTGAAAACGCAGCTACTGAGGCTACGGATTCCATCAGCGCTAAATAA
- the rsxA gene encoding electron transport complex subunit RsxA gives MEYILIFISAIFVNNIVLSQFLGICPFLGVSKKVETALGMSAAVAFVLTIATIVTFLIQKFVLDAFGLEYLQTITFILVIAALVQMVEIILKKVSPSLYQALGVFLPLITTNCCILGVAILVIQKDYDLLTGVVYAFSTAIGFGLALTLFAGLREQMSLVNIPKGMKGTPIALITAGLLAMAFMGFSGVVKI, from the coding sequence ATGGAATATATATTGATATTTATTTCGGCAATCTTTGTTAACAACATCGTGTTGTCACAATTCCTGGGAATTTGTCCGTTCCTCGGAGTATCCAAGAAAGTGGAAACTGCATTGGGTATGTCGGCTGCTGTAGCATTCGTACTTACTATTGCTACTATAGTGACATTCCTTATTCAAAAGTTTGTTCTTGATGCTTTCGGTTTGGAATACCTGCAAACAATTACCTTTATTTTGGTAATTGCAGCCTTGGTTCAGATGGTAGAAATCATTCTTAAAAAAGTATCACCTTCCCTATATCAGGCACTGGGTGTATTTTTACCTTTGATTACTACAAACTGCTGTATTCTTGGTGTGGCCATTCTTGTAATTCAAAAGGATTATGACCTGTTGACGGGTGTAGTTTATGCATTCTCTACTGCTATTGGCTTTGGCTTGGCACTGACACTCTTTGCGGGATTGCGTGAACAGATGAGTTTGGTGAATATTCCGAAAGGCATGAAAGGAACTCCGATTGCTTTAATTACAGCCGGTCTTTTGGCTATGGCTTTCATGGGATTCTCCGGTGTAGTAAAGATCTGA
- a CDS encoding RnfABCDGE type electron transport complex subunit D, whose translation MENKLIVSLSPHVHGGDSVKKNMYGVLIALIPAFLVSLYFFGLGALIVTATSVAACLFFEWAIGKFLLKKETTTICDGSAVITGVLLAFNLPSNLPIWIIILGALFAIGVGKMSFGGLGCNPFNPALAGRVFLLLSFPVQMTSWPVVGQLTSYTDATTAATPLNLMKQIAGGNIEALKDLPSSFDLLIGNNGGCLGEVSALALLLGLAYMLWKKIITWHIPISILATVFVFSGIMHLVDPEVYVSPVLQLLTGGLMLGAIFMATDYVTSPMSKKGMLIYGVCIGLLTVIIRLFGAYPEGMSFAILIMNAFTPLINTYCKPKRFGEVAKKK comes from the coding sequence ATGGAAAATAAATTAATAGTATCACTTTCGCCCCATGTCCATGGTGGTGACAGCGTGAAAAAGAATATGTATGGCGTGCTCATTGCATTGATTCCTGCATTTCTCGTATCACTCTATTTCTTCGGACTGGGTGCGCTGATTGTTACGGCTACTTCGGTAGCTGCCTGTTTGTTCTTTGAATGGGCTATCGGCAAATTCCTTTTAAAGAAAGAAACCACGACTATTTGTGACGGTTCTGCCGTAATCACAGGTGTGTTGCTGGCATTCAACTTACCTTCCAATCTGCCTATCTGGATTATTATTCTGGGTGCATTGTTTGCAATAGGTGTCGGTAAAATGTCTTTTGGCGGACTGGGTTGTAATCCGTTCAACCCCGCATTGGCAGGCCGTGTATTCCTGTTGCTCTCTTTCCCTGTGCAGATGACGAGCTGGCCGGTTGTCGGACAGTTGACTTCTTATACAGATGCAACGACGGCGGCTACACCTCTTAACCTGATGAAGCAGATTGCCGGTGGAAATATAGAAGCTTTAAAAGATTTGCCTTCTTCTTTTGACTTATTGATTGGTAATAATGGAGGTTGCTTGGGTGAAGTAAGTGCCTTGGCATTGCTGTTGGGATTGGCTTATATGCTTTGGAAGAAAATTATAACCTGGCATATTCCTATTTCTATATTGGCAACAGTATTTGTATTCTCAGGTATCATGCATCTGGTAGATCCGGAAGTATATGTATCTCCGGTGCTTCAACTGCTTACAGGTGGTTTGATGTTGGGTGCTATCTTTATGGCTACGGATTATGTCACTTCTCCGATGAGCAAGAAAGGGATGTTGATCTATGGTGTGTGTATCGGTCTGCTGACAGTGATTATCCGTTTGTTCGGTGCTTATCCTGAGGGTATGTCATTCGCCATCCTGATTATGAATGCCTTTACTCCGTTGATAAATACATATTGTAAACCTAAACGCTTTGGGGAGGTAGCGAAGAAGAAATGA
- a CDS encoding CTP synthase, with translation MGETKYIFVTGGVASSLGKGIIASSIGKLLQARGYKVTIQKFDPYINIDPGTLNPYEHGECYVTVDGHEADLDLGHYERFLGIQTTKANNITTGRIYKSVIDKERRGDYLGKTIQVIPHITDEIKRNVKLLGNKYKFDFVITEIGGTVGDIESLPYLESIRQLKWELGRDALCVHLTYVPYLTAAGELKTKPTQHSVKELQSAGIQPDILVLRTEHELSSNVRKKVALFCNVDENAVVQSIDAPTIYEVPILMQAQKLDETILKKMGLPVGDTPGLGPWRAFLERRHKAENTEPLHIALVGKYDLQDAYKSIREALSQAGTYNDCKVSVDFVNSEKLTEENVAEALKGMAGILIGPGFGERGVAGKFVAIKYARTHDIPTFGICLGMQCIAIEFARNVLGYTDADSREMNEKTPHNVIDIMEEQKSITNMGGTMRLGAYECILQKGSKAYEAYGTEHIQERHRHRYEFNNQYKTEYEAAGMKCVGINPESDLVEIVEIPKLKWFVGTQFHPEYSSTVLNPHPLFVAFIKASIESFEEKEKAKK, from the coding sequence GTGGGAGAAACAAAGTATATTTTCGTCACCGGTGGCGTTGCCTCATCTTTAGGTAAAGGTATCATCGCCTCATCCATTGGTAAATTGCTACAAGCAAGAGGTTACAAAGTAACCATTCAAAAGTTTGACCCGTATATCAATATTGACCCGGGTACTTTAAACCCCTACGAACACGGAGAATGTTATGTGACTGTAGACGGACACGAAGCTGACCTTGACTTAGGCCACTACGAACGTTTTCTTGGCATCCAGACTACAAAAGCCAATAACATTACAACCGGACGCATCTATAAAAGCGTTATCGATAAAGAACGCCGTGGTGATTATTTAGGTAAGACCATTCAAGTCATTCCTCATATCACGGACGAAATCAAACGAAACGTAAAGTTGCTGGGTAACAAATATAAATTCGATTTTGTAATTACAGAAATCGGCGGTACGGTGGGTGATATCGAATCCTTGCCATATCTGGAAAGTATCCGTCAGTTGAAGTGGGAACTGGGACGTGATGCATTGTGTGTACACCTTACATATGTGCCTTACCTCACAGCCGCTGGTGAATTGAAAACCAAACCGACACAACACTCCGTAAAGGAATTGCAGAGTGCAGGTATCCAACCGGATATATTGGTTTTGCGCACGGAACACGAATTGAGTAGCAACGTACGCAAGAAAGTTGCTTTGTTCTGTAATGTAGATGAAAACGCAGTAGTACAGAGCATCGATGCTCCTACCATCTACGAAGTTCCCATCCTGATGCAGGCTCAGAAACTGGATGAAACAATATTGAAGAAAATGGGATTGCCCGTAGGCGACACACCGGGACTGGGTCCGTGGCGTGCTTTTCTTGAACGTCGTCATAAAGCGGAAAATACAGAACCGCTGCACATCGCACTAGTTGGCAAATATGATTTGCAGGATGCATACAAATCCATCCGTGAAGCCCTGTCACAAGCCGGTACGTACAATGACTGTAAGGTATCTGTAGACTTCGTGAACAGTGAAAAGCTCACGGAAGAAAATGTAGCGGAAGCATTGAAAGGCATGGCAGGTATATTGATTGGCCCGGGATTCGGCGAACGTGGTGTTGCCGGTAAGTTCGTAGCTATCAAATATGCACGCACGCATGATATTCCGACTTTCGGTATCTGCCTGGGAATGCAATGCATTGCTATCGAATTTGCACGCAACGTACTGGGATATACTGATGCTGACTCACGCGAAATGAATGAGAAAACTCCGCATAATGTGATTGACATCATGGAAGAGCAGAAATCCATCACCAATATGGGTGGAACGATGCGTCTGGGAGCTTACGAATGTATTTTGCAGAAAGGCAGCAAGGCATACGAGGCATACGGAACAGAACACATCCAGGAACGCCACCGCCATCGCTATGAATTCAATAACCAGTATAAAACGGAGTATGAAGCAGCCGGCATGAAATGTGTAGGTATCAACCCAGAATCGGACTTGGTGGAAATCGTAGAAATACCGAAACTGAAGTGGTTTGTCGGAACTCAATTCCATCCGGAATACAGCAGTACGGTATTGAATCCCCATCCGTTGTTCGTGGCTTTCATTAAAGCATCTATCGAAAGTTTCGAGGAAAAGGAAAAAGCAAAGAAATAA
- a CDS encoding SoxR reducing system RseC family protein — protein MADIIKHQGIVENINGSHVMVRIVQTSACAACSAKGHCASADTKEKMIDVISNDASSYQPGDRVIVFGELSMGMMAVLLAFIIPFCVLIISLFIFMAIWNDELFSAICSLALLIPYYYILWLNKTRMGKKFSFSIKPID, from the coding sequence ATGGCAGATATTATAAAACATCAAGGTATTGTGGAAAACATAAACGGTTCTCATGTTATGGTGAGAATTGTCCAAACGTCAGCTTGTGCAGCGTGTAGCGCTAAAGGACATTGTGCCTCGGCTGATACCAAAGAAAAAATGATTGATGTAATCAGTAATGATGCATCTTCCTACCAACCCGGTGACCGGGTAATCGTCTTCGGAGAACTATCCATGGGGATGATGGCGGTGTTACTGGCCTTTATAATACCTTTCTGTGTTCTGATTATTTCTCTTTTTATATTTATGGCTATCTGGAACGATGAACTTTTCTCTGCGATTTGTTCGTTAGCTCTCCTTATACCTTACTATTATATATTATGGCTGAATAAAACACGTATGGGGAAAAAGTTCTCTTTTTCCATAAAGCCGATAGACTAA
- a CDS encoding DUF3078 domain-containing protein, whose amino-acid sequence MKNKFLSLWAIAVLFSSSVMAQNSVKPVLKTGEKTAVVQADTLSDLMKQYFVLKLKPGSITRQLDTVSISYEKYFGVLNYLNDPSTPERYIADNPNYYRLFIPLTYYNSPMESISTLKWKFQPFDTAKTSVKEPLMFDEAPFTSKKRANEVVDRALLYLYANENPRKIVAWEDELMQVKSFRDNIEKEVSSKPSVIKLFVQEDMVNVKEDAEVVIHKPNWWVTGGSGSLQITQNYISDNWYKGGESTNSFLANLQLFANYNDREKVQWENMLEAKLGFGSTPSDKYHDYLVNTDLLRLYSKMGIQAASNWYYTISTEFKTQFCHGYKANSEKLVSAFFAPADLSTSVGMDYKLNKKKFNLSVFIAPLTWTMRYIGNKDVNEVDFGLEEGKSVRHNWGSQIQPTLNWTIIPSIVLNSRLNYLTSYEWTRVEWENTINFILNRYLSTKLYVHARYDDSSKPTTGDSHFQVNEILSFGINYKW is encoded by the coding sequence ATGAAGAATAAATTTTTATCTTTATGGGCAATCGCTGTGCTTTTTTCTTCGTCGGTTATGGCGCAGAATTCGGTGAAGCCTGTATTAAAAACCGGTGAAAAAACGGCTGTAGTACAAGCGGATACTTTATCGGACTTAATGAAGCAATATTTTGTTTTAAAGTTGAAACCGGGAAGTATTACCCGGCAATTGGATACTGTTTCCATATCCTATGAAAAATATTTCGGAGTATTAAATTACCTGAATGATCCTTCTACTCCGGAGCGTTACATTGCGGACAATCCTAATTATTACCGCTTGTTTATCCCGTTGACTTATTATAATTCTCCCATGGAGAGCATTTCAACATTGAAATGGAAATTCCAGCCTTTTGATACAGCAAAAACTTCTGTAAAGGAACCATTGATGTTTGATGAAGCTCCTTTTACTTCGAAGAAACGTGCCAATGAAGTGGTGGACCGTGCGCTGTTATATCTTTATGCTAATGAGAACCCGCGTAAGATTGTGGCATGGGAAGATGAATTAATGCAGGTGAAAAGCTTCAGAGATAATATTGAAAAAGAAGTTTCATCTAAACCTTCTGTTATAAAATTATTTGTCCAGGAAGATATGGTCAATGTAAAAGAGGATGCGGAGGTTGTGATCCATAAGCCCAATTGGTGGGTGACGGGTGGAAGTGGTTCTTTGCAGATTACTCAGAACTATATTTCTGACAATTGGTATAAAGGTGGTGAGAGTACAAATTCTTTCTTGGCGAATCTGCAGCTGTTTGCTAATTATAATGATCGCGAGAAAGTGCAATGGGAAAATATGTTGGAGGCCAAGTTAGGTTTTGGTTCCACTCCTTCGGACAAGTATCACGATTATCTGGTAAACACTGACCTGTTACGCTTGTATAGTAAAATGGGTATTCAGGCAGCTTCTAATTGGTACTATACCATTTCAACAGAATTTAAAACCCAGTTCTGTCATGGTTATAAAGCGAACAGTGAAAAGTTAGTCTCAGCTTTCTTTGCTCCGGCGGATTTATCCACCAGTGTCGGTATGGACTACAAACTGAATAAGAAAAAGTTTAATCTGTCTGTCTTTATAGCTCCGTTGACTTGGACGATGCGGTATATAGGTAATAAAGATGTAAATGAAGTGGATTTTGGTCTGGAGGAAGGCAAGAGCGTGCGTCATAACTGGGGTTCGCAAATACAACCGACATTGAATTGGACTATTATTCCTTCCATCGTACTGAATTCCCGTCTGAATTATCTGACCAGCTACGAGTGGACTCGTGTTGAGTGGGAAAATACGATCAATTTCATATTGAACCGTTATCTTTCTACAAAACTGTATGTACATGCACGTTATGATGACAGTAGCAAGCCGACTACAGGAGACAGTCACTTCCAGGTGAATGAGATTCTGAGTTTTGGTATCAATTATAAGTGGTAA